From the Salmo trutta chromosome 2, fSalTru1.1, whole genome shotgun sequence genome, one window contains:
- the LOC115161184 gene encoding SH3 and cysteine-rich domain-containing protein 2, translating to MTENNEKENEPQHRDLHRCPSTVPIQPESKLQRLKRSLSFKSVMRSKSVDNFFQRPSNGEVRLPSGIIQEPPLTSSPPPFGETPLTCERSPSLSPSLSPNPSLSSHSPSLSPSLSLTSKAQLQGQLQARLVKTHCFQEHVFRRPTCCQQCKHVIQGNSKQGLRCKACKLGTHLWCSSELSQQPCTGKTGAFKRNFSSPLLTNDMLGVVKEALPSQESDKGGVDPVYEALRYGTSLAQMSRSSFGSITESPIHKVERVGEGLETQPIVEEEFVPETETLNPPESEKADSEDRVSLKTPKRIDVHSVHTYVALYKFIPQEKNDLELQPGDRVQVTDDSNEDWWKGKSKDKLGFFPANFVQRVRPGERVWKVTGGFHGDRDRGQMTVKEAQICVGKNEELDGFLKLSSGKKRGLVPSKYLLEI from the exons CTGCAGCGACTAAAGCGCTCCTTGTCCTTCAAGTCAGTGATGCGCAGCAAGAGCGTGGACAACTTCTTCCAGCGCCCCAGCAACGGGGAAGTCCGCCTGCCCTCTGGGATCATCCAGGAGCCTCCGCTGACCTCCTCGCCACCACCCTTCGGGGAGACGCCCCTGACCTGCGAGcgctcaccctccctctccccttcgcTCAGCCCCAACCCCTCGCTTTcgtcccactctccctccctcagtccctccctctccctgaccTCCAAAGCCCAGCTCCAGGGCCAGCTCCAGGCCCGGCTAGTGAAGACCCACTGTTTCCAGGAGCACGTCTTCCGCCGGCCCACCTGCTGCCAGCAATGCAAACACGTGATCCAGG GGAACTCCAAGCAGGGTCTGCGCTGTAAAGCCTGTAAGCTGGGCACCCACCTCTGGTGCTCCTCTGAGCTGTCCCAACAGCCCTGCACAGGAAAG ACCGGGGCCTTTAAACGAAACTTCAGCTCCCCTCTCTTGACTAACGATATGTTAGGGGTGGTCAAGGAAGCTCTACCATCGCAAG agTCTGATAAAGGGGGAGTTGACCCTGTGTATGAGGCTCTGCGTTATGGGACGTCGCTGGCACAGATGAGTCGCTCTAGCTTCGGAAGCATCACTGAGTCCCCCATTCATAAG GTGGAGAGAGTAGGGGAGGGACTGGAAACACAACCAATCGTTGAGGAGGAGTTTGTCCCAGAGACTGAGA ctctcaACCCTCCTGAAAGTGAGAAGGCTGATTCAGAGGACAGGGTCAGTCTGAAG aCTCCAAAGCGCATCGACGTCCACTCTGTACACACCTACGTGGCTCTGTACAAGTTCATTCCTCAGGAGAAGAATGATCTGGAGTTGCA ACCTGGCGATCGAGTGCAAGTAACTGATGACTCCAATGAGGACTGGTGGAAG GGGAAAAGCAAAGACAAGCTGGGTTTCTTCCCCGCCAACTTTGTACAGAGAGTGCGCCCAGGTGAGCGTGTGTGGAAGGTTACGGGTGGTTTCCATGGTGACCGTGACAGAGGGCAGATGACTGTGAAAGAGGCTCAG ATCTGTGTGGGGAAGAACGAAGAGTTGGACGGTTTCCTAAAGCTGAGCAGTGGGAAGAAGAGAGGTCTAGTCCCTTCCAAGTACCTTCTGGAGATATGA